In one Suricata suricatta isolate VVHF042 chromosome 9, meerkat_22Aug2017_6uvM2_HiC, whole genome shotgun sequence genomic region, the following are encoded:
- the GJD2 gene encoding gap junction delta-2 protein produces the protein MGEWTILERLLEAAVQQHSTMIGRILLTVVVIFRILIVAIVGETVYDDEQTMFVCNTLQPGCNQACYDRAFPISHIRYWVFQIIMVCTPSLCFITYSVHQSAKQRERRYSTVFLTLDREPPESMGGPGGTGGGGSGGGKRDDKKLQNAIVNGVLQNTENTSKETEPDCLEVKELTPHPSGLRTAARSKLRRQEGISRFYIIQVVFRNALEIGFLVGQYFLYGFSVPGLYECDRYPCIKEVECYVSRPTEKTVFLVFMFAVSGICVVLNLAELNHLGWRKIKLAVRGAQAKRKSVYEIRNKDLPRVSVPNFGRTQSSDSAYV, from the exons ATGGGGGAATGGACCATCTTGGAGAGGCTGCTGGAAGCCGCGGTGCAGCAGCACTCCACTATGATCGGGAG gATCCTGTTGACTGTGGTGGTGATCTTCCGGATCCTCATTGTGGCCATTGTGGGGGAGACGGTGTACGATGATGAGCAGACCATGTTTGTGTGCAACACCCTGCAGCCCGGCTGTAACCAGGCCTGCTATGACCGCGCCTTCCCCATCTCCCACATTCGTTATTGGGTCTTCCAGATCATAATGGTGTGTACCCCGAGTCTCTGCTTCATCACCTACTCTGTGCACCAGTCTGCCAAACAGCGAGAACGCCGCTACTCTACTGTCTTCCTAACCCTGGACAGGGAGCCCCCTGAGTCTATGGGGGGTCCTGGAGGAACTGGGGGTGGAGGCAGTGGTGGTGGCAAACGAGATGATAAGAAGTTGCAAAATGCTATTGTCAATGGGGTCCTGCAGAACACAGAGAACACCAGCAAGGAGACCGAGCCAGATTGTTTAGAGGTTAAGGAGCTGACCCCGCACCCATCAGGGCTGCGCACTGCTGCACGATCCAAGCTCCGAAGGCAGGAAGGCATCTCCCGCTTCTACATTATCCAAGTGGTGTTCAGGAATGCCCTGGAGATTGGGTTTCTGGTAGGCCAATACTTTCTCTATGGCTTCAGTGTCCCTGGGTTGTATGAGTGTGACCGCTACCCCTGCATCAAGGAGGTGGAATGTTATGTGTCCCGGCCTACTGAGAAGACTGTCTTTTTAGTGTTCATGTTCGCCGTGAGTGGCATCTGTGTTGTGCTCAACCTGGCTGAACTCAACCACCTGGGATGGCGCAAGATCAAGTTGGCTGTGCGAGGGGCCCAGGCCAAGAGGAAGTCAGTCTATGAGATCCGCAACAAGGACCTGCCCCGGGTCAGTGTTCCCAATTTTGGCAGGACTCAGTCCAGTGACTCTGCCTATGTGTGA